In a single window of the Vibrio celticus genome:
- a CDS encoding VCBS domain-containing protein codes for MNGTNDAATVSSATVAIDETDKAVTTSGTLTSTDVDNPDNTFTPDSITGTNGDLTIDANGHWAFTANSAFNQLNVGDKVEETFTVSSVDGTPSTIKVTINGTNDAATVSSATVAIDETDKAVTTSGTLTSTDVDNPDNTFTPDSITGANGDLTIDASGRWVFTANSAFNQLNVGDKVEETFTVSSVDGTPSTIKVTINGTNDAATVSSATVAIDETDKAVTTSGTLTSTDVDNPDNTFTPDSISGTNGDLIIDANGHWAFTANSAFNQLNVGDKVEETFTVSSVDGTPSTIKVTINGTNDAATVSSATVAIDETDKAVTTSGTLTSTDVDNPDNTFTPDSITGANGDLTIDASGHWVFTANSSFNQLNVGDKVEETFTVSSVDGTPSTIKVTINGTNDAATVSSATVAIDETDKAVTTSGTLTSIDVDNPDNTFTPDSISGTNGDLTIDASGHWCSPPTVRLIN; via the coding sequence ATTAATGGCACTAACGACGCTGCTACTGTCAGCAGTGCGACCGTCGCCATTGATGAAACCGACAAAGCAGTAACCACATCAGGCACATTAACCAGTACTGACGTGGATAACCCAGACAATACCTTCACACCAGATTCGATTACTGGCACCAATGGCGACCTGACTATTGATGCTAATGGTCATTGGGCGTTCACCGCCAACAGCGCGTTTAACCAATTAAACGTCGGCGATAAAGTCGAAGAGACCTTTACGGTATCGTCAGTTGATGGCACACCGTCGACCATAAAAGTGACGATTAACGGCACTAACGACGCCGCAACTGTTAGCAGTGCGACCGTCGCCATTGATGAAACCGACAAAGCAGTAACGACATCAGGAACATTGACCAGTACCGACGTAGATAATCCAGATAACACTTTCACACCTGACTCGATTACTGGAGCTAACGGTGACCTCACTATTGATGCCAGTGGACGTTGGGTGTTCACCGCCAACAGTGCGTTTAATCAATTGAATGTTGGCGATAAAGTCGAAGAGACCTTTACTGTGTCGTCTGTAGATGGCACACCGTCCACCATCAAGGTGACGATCAACGGCACTAACGATGCCGCAACTGTCAGCAGTGCGACCGTCGCTATCGATGAAACCGACAAAGCAGTAACGACTTCAGGAACATTGACTAGTACCGATGTAGACAACCCAGACAACACGTTTACGCCGGATTCTATTTCAGGCACCAATGGCGACCTTATTATTGATGCCAATGGTCATTGGGCGTTCACCGCCAACAGCGCGTTTAACCAATTAAACGTCGGCGATAAAGTCGAAGAGACCTTTACGGTATCGTCAGTTGATGGCACACCGTCGACCATCAAAGTGACGATTAACGGCACTAACGACGCCGCAACTGTTAGCAGTGCGACCGTCGCCATTGATGAAACCGACAAAGCAGTAACGACATCAGGAACATTGACCAGTACCGACGTAGATAATCCAGATAACACTTTCACACCTGACTCGATTACTGGAGCTAACGGTGACCTCACTATTGATGCCAGTGGACATTGGGTGTTCACCGCCAACAGTTCGTTTAATCAATTGAATGTTGGCGATAAAGTCGAAGAGACCTTTACTGTGTCGTCTGTAGATGGCACACCTTCGACCATCAAAGTCACGATTAACGGCACTAACGATGCCGCAACTGTTAGCAGTGCGACCGTCGCCATTGATGAAACCGACAAAGCAGTAACGACATCAGGCACCCTCACCAGTATCGACGTCGATAATCCAGATAATACCTTCACACCGGATTCGATTTCAGGCACCAACGGTGACCTCACTATTGATGCCAGTGGACATTGGTGTTCACCGCCAACAGTTCGTTTAATCAATTGA
- a CDS encoding VCBS domain-containing protein has protein sequence MFTANSSFNQLNVGDKVEETFTVSSVDGTPSTIKVTINGTNDAATVSSATIAIDETDKAVTTSGTLTSTDVDNPDNTFTPDSITGTNGDLTIDANGHWVFTANSAFNQLNVGDKIEETFTVSSIDGTLRRSRSQLMALTTLLLSAVRPSPLMKPTKQ, from the coding sequence GTGTTCACCGCCAACAGTTCGTTTAATCAATTGAATGTTGGCGATAAAGTCGAAGAGACCTTTACTGTGTCGTCTGTAGATGGCACACCGTCCACCATCAAGGTGACGATCAACGGCACTAACGATGCCGCAACTGTCAGCAGTGCGACCATTGCCATCGATGAGACCGACAAAGCAGTAACTACCTCAGGCACGCTAACCAGTACCGATGTGGACAACCCAGACAATACGTTTACGCCGGATTCAATTACTGGCACCAACGGTGACCTAACTATTGATGCTAATGGGCATTGGGTGTTCACCGCCAACAGTGCGTTTAATCAATTGAACGTCGGCGACAAGATCGAAGAGACCTTCACGGTGTCGTCCATCGATGGCACCCTTCGACGATCAAGGTCACAATTAATGGCACTAACGACGCTGCTACTGTCAGCAGTG